The Setaria italica strain Yugu1 chromosome VIII, Setaria_italica_v2.0, whole genome shotgun sequence genome includes the window AAAGCAAGTACTTCTTCCACACAAATGTCATTAAAAGCTTTCGCGGCAAACGAATCCCATTTTGCCACAATCTTTGATGACTTTTCCATCTAAAATTTGATTACAGTATTGTAGAATTAAATACAAATGTACAAGCTTGTTTACTGACCATACAACCCACAATCTATCATTTTAGTAATCCATTAAGAAGTGGCACCAATTTTACCTTGCTATTTGTTGGCGGCCTTGCAGTCGTAGCAGCAACAGCTGTCCAGATCCTCTGCAgcaactgcatgcatgcataaaatTGTTATGAGGTACTCTATAGGGGAAGTAAATGACGTTGCTCAAGATCTCTGTGTACAACTCAGAGGTGTTGTAGTAAACTAGTGTCATACAGTGAAACTGACTTGGTAATCATGCATGGGAAAAAGGCTCAATCAGAGATGGCTTAATACGATGCTCTTGAATAGTGTATAACCAAAATTGTGTATGGTTTTATATTTCCTCCAATACCTCAATGAACAGACATCCACCTCTAAGTGTTGTATGACACTCATTTTGGAGTGGCATGTCAAAAATTCGTGGTGAATAAATgaagaaatttacatatagcCTTGTCATTAGTTGTCCAACAAATTAATTGATCAAACAATTCAATCACTTCCATCCACAAAAAGCCTAAGCAAAGCAACAAGATTTACACCTATAAAATGGTACTTCATAACTACACGTTGGATTTTGGAAAACCTTTCCCTTCAAGCAGCAACCTGAAGCTGAGGTGAATTCCCCTCTCACGAAAATGGCATGCCTCTCATGAAATTTGTTCGGTGGTGGAGGTATTCAATACAGAGGGTATTCTTTTCTTACCCTCCCCCAGGACTTCAGTCCTGGCAGATGGCGACAGGCGCCTCACGGACGGCCGACGGCAGGGACCAGCGCAGGCGGgccaggcggccggcggcgggggcccagCGCAGGTGGCACGGGCGACCGGCGTTGGGGGCCGAGCACAGCatgagcggccggcggcgggggcccagcaagggcggcacgggcggccgacggcgggATTCGAGCAAGGGCGGCGCGACCGGAGGCGGGGCCCGAGCGcgggcggcaggggcggccggcggccggcggcaggggccgagcgcgggcggcaggggcgtccggcggcgggagccGACCCTAGGCGCCGCGCCCGGAGGCGGGGGCCGTGCCCTGGCaggggcagccggcggcgggggccgagccCGGCGGTGGTGATCTGGAAGCGGCCCGAGCGACccgagtggcggcggcagcagtggGATCTGGAGCGGACGGGAgtggcggcggttgcgggaggctCGGTGGCGTCGGTGGCCGAGGGTACTGCGGAAAAACGGTCCGCTTGCCTCAGAAGCGTATCCAGAGCCGCGTACGAGATAAGCGGCCTGCTAGTTCAATTCCAGATTTTCCACTAAGCGGCTTGCGTGACAAGCGGGGAATAAGCGAGGCGTTTGGATGGGTTTatcgcttattttcaccaataaacgggaaataagcgactccaaacagaGCCTAAGTCTAGAGATCGCCAAACCCATGAGGGCCAACAATGGCGCAGGAGGCCCAGCAACACAAACAAACAATGAAGAGACCGGGATCCTATATTACTTCCGGTTGCTATTTTATTAATTAAAACTTATAATGTTTGAGATCCGTGCAACCTCATCTTAACCGCACAGCAGCTGGGGCGTGGAccaggcatgcatgcatgcgctgGCGCAGGTTGACCACCGTGGTTGCCAGTCGGtggtttttcttttggatttcaaACTTCAAACTACTTTTTCTCGCAAATCGTGAATTCATTTTCGAATCCATTTGTACCACTATGTTGCTGAGAATTAATGTAACATAATAAGATccaatataaatatatttaaaaaattaacATTTTGGATGATCCATGTCAACATTTTAAGTATTTTACTTCAACATTTCCATAtcaaatgttgaactagtttatTTGAAATGTTGAACTTAGTTTAAAATaatgttgaatctagtattTAAAATGTTGAGTATATTAGTCTGATATTTTGAATATATAAAGTCACAAAatcttttgcaaaaataataaaataagagTGCACGTTCCCTAGCATGCACCCCTGCGTCCTCTAGCTGCTGCTGTCCTGGGAGACCAAGATATGTACTGGGTGCGTGCAATTGGGGCAATGAAGTGATTGCTGGGCTGTGCGATGGATTTTCAGCTTTTGTGCAAAACAAAAATTCGAAGAAAAAACTCTGCAGCTTCCAAACCAAGTGATCAAATTTCGATTGAACCATAGCATTTCTTACGAAGATCTACAAAATAATATCACACTTGACAATATTTTGAATCAAATTGTTTCTGAACATTTTTCGAATACACcaatattttatttatgttgacccacatttttctttttgaacattttttctttattttttacatgtagcaacatttttttacattcactaaTATTTCTTAACATTTGTCAACATTTTCCCTAAAGCCGAGCCTAAGTTTCACAAATATTTCTTGATGttcattaatattttttatatgcaccAACATTTTTATTCAACTTTTTACATCCACAGCTCACTTTTTTTTACAcacaccaacatttttcttcaacctttttacattcaccaacattatAGCTAATCATTTGTTTTACACAtaccaatatttttcttcaacttttttaCATTCGCCAACATTAtggctcaacattttttatacaCACAccaactttttaaaaaaaaatactatttcaacattttttcttcCAATGTATGCATGTTTAAGATATTACTACAATATAGTCAATATTTTAGAAGACTAGATTTAACATTTATATACacactagttcaacatttccaATAAAGTAATTCAAGATTTAATGCAAAAATGTTGAAACCatatattcaaaatgttgagcATGTATATTCAAATGTTGAAGAGCGTATTTGAAATGttgattttaaaaaaatcaaaatatatttatgttggatcttgttttgttgcATAAATTCTAAATAGCATCGTGGTTTAAACGAAATCTAAAACGTATTTACGGTTTGAGAGAAAAATAAGATTAAAATTTTGAATCTAAAAGGAATCTTAACCATCTACCACCAACCACCCATGACCCATGCATGCAGCCAGCCACCCACCTGTCCACAGCTGTATCCAAACTGCGTGTGTGCTCCCACCCGTTTTAATCTCATTAGTTGATTGTACTCCGAACAAATCTCAAACATTGGAAGATTGGTTGAAAAATTTCctccggaagatggataggaatTCCGTGCTGACTCACTGGCTGCTTTGATCCCAAGCTGCCAGCCCAACGGGCTAACAATTCAGTGGCGCAGACCGGGTCCGCGTTTTCTGAAAGGATGCATGGGGTGGGCAATCCGTGGCCTTTGCCCAGCTGAACTGGGCCTCCAAGACTAGCGCCGTCTGCAGGCAAGGCCTTCTCCCTTTCTCGTAGTTCGTGGCGGAATGGCTTCCTGCTTCTTCGGCGCGGTGCCGGCGGCAGCTGCCACAGAGAGGCCTCTCGAGGAGTCGAGGGTCGAAGGCCTCAACCCGTCTGCGGCGCGGCTGCCCTTCAGTCACTGGTGCTAGCCCCTCCCGTAAATCAGTTCGTAATTTCTCCGAGTTACAAGATATTTTATTACTTTCTAGGTGATGAATTTCGACTGGACACTCCTAGATCTTAGGGATtcagtttcaactttcaactgTAGGCGTGCAAATTTTCGTTTCATATATTATCAGTTCGATTCTAGATAGATCTTTGAGGATTCGAGACGGTGTTACAGGGCACAAGAATGCTTTTTGGGCTGTATGGCGGCATGAGCTACAATTTGCTGACACCCTGTTTATCTTTCATCCCCAGGCTCTGTCATTTGAGCTTGTTGTCCTCTTACTTCATGTAGGTTTAAGTGGAACGTGGTAGACAGCAAACAAGCTGATTGTGCAGACAGGAAGGCACCAACTGTCGGCTATTTCTACGAGTGGTTTATGGACCTGTATCATAGGATCATCTTACAGCGCCACTGAGTTCAGTATTGCTAGATGCATGGCAGACTGCAGAGACTGCATCTAAATGCAAGGGTACAACATTAATAAATTAAACATTTTTGGCAATTGCAGTTAAACAACGAAAGGTCCAAGTCCTTGGATGGGAATCAAAATCTGAATCAATGGGGAAAAATATACCACAGCTGCGATGAGGCTGGGCACGCCCTGATCGCAGATAAAGTCAGGGTCCATTAAAAAGGAAATGCTAAAGCATGGCATAACTGCAATTGTAGTTGCATTAACAATGTCAAAGATCTGATGACTTATTTAGTTATTTGGAAAGGATTAAACGCCTGACGTTGCTGCGAGCAGATGTGAAGTGCATTTCTACTCCTGTGGTACACGTGTGCCACTTCAGATGCGGAGCTCTTGAACATACTGCATCTTCTGCTGCATCTTTTCGCTATCCCAATGACCTCTGAAGTCCTTGTGCAAACTCAGCAGCCACAGTTTCTTAAGAGAACGAAGGGATTCAATACCTTGGGGGACCTTGTCGAGCTTTAGAAGTGACACAACATATAAACCCTCAATCTGTTGAAGGGCACCAACTTTGATCTCCACCTTGTCAACATTGGGCATGCGCTTCAAGACAAGCGACTTCAGCTGTGGGAAGCACCCTTTAGAAAGAACTAAGGTGTCTGCAGTACTCACCCTGTTAAGACTAAGATAGGTGAGATTCGGCACGTAAGGTGCAAGCAGCTGCAGTGGATCTTCCTGAAGGTGGCACCAGCTAATAGCTAGATATTTGAGATTTCTGCCACTGTCACGGAATACAGGGCACTCAAGTGTCTTATCTGCCCAGCACCCTCTgattatcaatctgtggaagtTTTCAGATGCTGGCTTCAGATCTTCCAAATGAAGTGTCTCGTTCTCATCACTTGCAGAGAGAAGCAAGCTGGAAAGAAGAGGCATCTTTGACAGTATAGAGAAAAGGTTTGCGCAATCCCCTGCACTTATGTTGTCAATCCACACACTCCTTAGTTTCGTAAGTTTTATCAGCTGCTCAGCCAGGTCCTTGTTGGCTTCCACAGTTTCTAGAGTCTGAAGTTCTTCCAAGTTGGATAGCTCTTTTGGTGCTTGCACTCCAATGAAGTACCGGAACTCTGACTGCTTCTCATCTGCAAATCTGTCTGCCAGAAGGTGCCGTAACTTCTTGATTTTAACAACACCTCTTGGTAGCTTCTCTATTTTTGTTGCCTTTATGTCCAGTGTTTGGAGGTTGGAGAGCTTTCCAAACGAATCTGGGAGTGATTTAACTCTTGTGCGACGCAGGCCAATGTAGCGTAGATTAAACATATTTCCTATGGATGCTGGCACTTCACTTATTTCAGAATCTTGCAACTCGAGAACTGTCAGGTACGTGGATTCAGAAAGAACTGAAGATAACAACTGAGGGGAGGATCCAATTATTCCGAGTGCAACTGCGGTTCTAAGGCGTGGCAGTTGAATTTTAACTTTCAGTGAAGTTTTGTCCTGCCATCCACAGGAAGACAGGCGACGAACACCCTTGTCCATCTTCACCAATGTGCCAAAATCATACGCAAAACAAAACTTCTCCTCTTTAGCAACAGAAAGTGCCAGGTCACGTACAAGGTCATGCATCTTACAGGTGCGGACCCTTCCTAGCTCATCGTTCTCAACAGCTTCCAGCATATTCCTTTGGATCAGTTCCCTTAGGTATCTGTCGGCCACCTCCTCTGGTGTGCTTTGTTCATTTTGAAGCGCAAAACCTTCTGCAACCCATAGCCAAACAAGGCTCTCTCGTGACATTAGGTGATCCTCAGGGAACAAGCTACAATAAAAGAAGCAGTTTCTAAGATTTCCAGGTAAGTCGTGGTAGCTCAGATTTAGAATTGCACGAACATGATCATTGTTCGTCAGCTCATCCTGAAATTGCTTGTATGTTTCGTTCCAAACTTGTTTAATTGGTGGCAGTGCAGACAACAGGCCACCCATGGTTACGATTGCAAGTGGAAGTCCTTGACACCTATCCACTATATTGTTGGCCAGCTTCTCAAGTTCATCGGGGCAGCTGCAATTTATGCTGTTATAGAAAGCCTTTCTGCAAAACAGCACAAGTGCATCACCGTGATCCAATGGCTTGAGTTTGAGTTGACAGGTGGGGTGAGCAAGGACTGCCACCTGTTCCTGTCGCGTCGTGATGATAACACAACTTGCTTGGAGGTTCTGGAATGCATCCCTTATCTGAGTGTATGCTTCTTGATTCCATACATCATCCAGTACAATCAAGCACTTCCTACCAGCTAGTCTTTCCTTTACTTTTTCTTTCAAGTCATGGGCATCCAAATCCACTAGCTGTGACTGTTCTGGCTCCCCAATCTTCCTCAGCAGTTTCCTCAGCAATTCAACCACATCATAATTCTGAGATACAACGATCCAAGCATGAGTGGTGAAATTGTTCTTCTCCCGCTCGTACACATTTGTGACAAGGGTGGtttttcccaatccacccataCCAGATACTGTTATTAATCTGGTAATTTGCTCGTCTGAGTTCAACCATCCAGTCAGCAGTCTCCTGTTTTCTTCAATTCCCACAAGATCATCTTGAATAACATCCAGGAGGCAGTCCTGCGACCGCTTCCTTTCAATATCTGCAAGTAAATTGGGACTGAGCTGGGACTGAGGTAGCCACCGTTCTTTTCGCTTCACAACATTATCGATTTTCTTCTCTATCTCGGTAATCTCCTCAGCGATTTGACTGAAAACTGTGATGTAGTGAGCTTTGGTGAAGATCTTTTTCACcctattttcttcctccaattTAAGAGCATGGTATGAATATTTGTCAATGACATCCTCAACATGGTGGGCTAGCTCCCGCACCTCTGCAATCCAACCCTTCACAAGCTCATTGGTGAGGCTTGGAGTACCTATCTGTTTTATTAAATTGTCCATCATGTTTAGTTCTTTCCCTATTTCCCCAACCTTCCATGGTAGTTCCTTAAGATTTGCAACTTTCTCTGATAGCTTGGTTATTACGGCCTTCGTGGCTTCCTGCGTTAAAGTTTCTCCAATCTTTGAAACAACAAGGAGTACAGCTTCTGCCATTTGTTCTGAACATCATAAATGCAGATCATGTTACATAATGCAGTAAATAGAtttaaaaataacaaaatataATGCTGTTTCATGATCATAATGGCTGATTCTTGGAATCAGAAGAAACAAAAACAAGACAGGAAGAGTTCAGTTTATAAAGAATTGAACTTTACAATTTCAGTCAATTTCCATGTAACAATGAAACTAATACTGAATGTGCGCTGAAAATTTCAATCCCAAAATTTGACGGTAAAATAATTTTAGTTCAGTAAACTAAAGTATATACTCTAGATTTTACATTTATATTCACTTTTCAAATATTTGTTACATTTCATAGTTCAAAAACTAAAACATTTCATTGAGCATTAATCCAGAAGAAGCATAGCTGAATGAAATTATGAGCATGACCTACACTGTATGAGATATCAGATATTATTTCTTTGTAAAGCATCTAGTAAACCTGTTTGTTGTCCATCGAGGAATTCTTTCAAGTTGTTTATTATGCACTTCTTATGATCCCAGATGTTCTGAAGTTTCCATTTCTTAATTGTTTAGGTAGTTAGGCCTAGTGCTCAGTGTGTTTAACATTCTAGCTCCAGAACTTCATGCTGCTATAATCGATATATCCTCGCTTCATTGAGTCCTTGTGACTTTTGGATCTCTAGGTGGAGAATTGCAGTCTGCTTGCAGAGTTTCATGATGAATTTTCAAGTTGTGCGGGACATACATGCCTAAATTTATTTCTATGGAATAGTTTCTGAATCCATCATGCATCGAGGGGTTCTTACTGATGACATGGCATTTGCAAGGTTTATATTCAAAAGTGCTGCGGGCATAATGCAAGATGGAGCTTTTAATTTATTAAGCTTTTGCGGCATGTGGCACTGGCACGCAGATGGCCTTTAAGGTTTAATAGTTGATTTGCCCCTGCCTTTAGGACAGATATTGCAGAGCGGCATGTTGGAATTTCTAAGGCTGCAGAACAGTTTGCTGTTCTTTGTGTGGTAAAAACTGCAATATGCGTAAATGCTTGTGGCTCTTAGAACTTGGGACATTTTTTTACACTAGGACGTATTCAGATGCATTCGCAGGAACAGACAATGTTCCAATCCAGAGGAGCTGTACTATAGTGTTTCGGCAAGTCTGTTGTGGTGGCTTCTGGAATTCATGGGCTTGTACAAGCTTGTTTGTAGCGTCCTAGTTGACCTGTTATTAGCTCTTCATTTTTTAGTATTTCCTTCTGCTAGTCTTTTGTAATCCTTATAATGATGCATGTACTTCCTCCGCCTCACGAAGAATGCAAGTGAAGGACTCGAAATTGGTCCAACATAGAACGCAATTGTTGCTTTTACATCAGCTTATGGGACCCAATTAATTGTGCTCTTTACTTTAAACTTCTCGATTCACAATTAATTGTAGTAGGTTACAGAAACATCATATTGTGACACCCGATCTAATTTAGTGGTCCAGTAGTGGCCTATTAGCGTTATATGCGCATGTGTTAGTACCACATTGCAAAGGTTTATAAGTTAGCTCTATGCCTCTACCCTTACTCAACTACCAACATGGTACTAAACATACGCACATACAACACTCATGAGCCACTACTCGACCACCAAATTGGATCGGGTATCACATGcctcccaaaaaaaaagaatttggcTTTGGAGGACGACATGTTACACATCTACATATGCATGTGATCCATTCCTAATAGGGCTACCAAGTCATTTTCCTTCGTCATTAATCCGTCTTAAGATGCCTAGAATTCCATTGTTTATGGGAACTAGGAAGTGTGGCTATGAAGAAGAAGGGCCTATAATGCCGTACACCAACCTTGGAAACGGGGGATGTTCCTAGAAGTATGATACTGTTTGCAATAAGTGGATTTTGTATTGATTAAATCGTATATCCATGGTAAATAATCATATCACACCAACTCCACAGGCATAGAACCATATGAACGAAGCTGCAAACAGTTGGGAGCGAGAGTTCACCTGACGGGTACTGAGACTAGTAGATGGCCTGCAAACTGGACGCTGCAAGTCAGGTTTCCAGTTCCAACTGTTTGGTCTTAAACCTGCCAAAAAAGAAGATGTTTTAGCCATGTATATTGTATACTGCAAGTGGAATATGTTCAAAGACTATTAGAGAattgagctttagtcccagttggtagggttCAAAggtcccgaaaatccatccgagaTTAATTTTTTGAGACAAGGGAGTCCTTtagtttcagaaaaaaataaaaaaaaggccacgtggccggccggccgccacccGCCTCGGCTCGTGCCCACACCCCCACCCGCCCGCCGCTTCACGCCTGTGCCTCCGCTTGCCCGCCgcttgcccgcccgcgcccgcgccgcctgctgctTGGCCTCCCGCGCCTCCGCTCGTTGCTGGGCCGCCCACGCCCGCGCtgcgcgccgcctccgctcgtCGCTCGgccgctcccccgcgcgccagccctgccctcgccccgctgccacTCCTCACTCCATTTTTTAATTGTTTAGGTAGTTAGGCCTAGTGCTCAGTGTGTTCAACATTCTAGCTCCAGAACTTCATGCTGCTATAATCGATATATCCTCGCTTCATTGAGTCCTTGTGACTTTTGGATCTCTAGGTGGAGAATTGCAGTCTGCTTGCAGAGTTTCATGATGAATTTTCAAGTTGTGCGGGACATACATGCCTAAATTTATTTCTATGGAATAGTTTCTGAATCCATCATGCATCGAGGGGTTCTTACTGATGACATGGCATTTGAAAGGTTTATATTCAAAAGTGCTGCGGGCATAATGCAAGATGGAGGTTTTAATTTATTAAGCTTTTGCGGCATGTGGCACTGGCACGCAGATGGCCTTTAAGGTTTAATAGTTGAGTTGCCCCTGCCTTTAGGACAGATATTGCAGAGCGGCATGTTGGAGTTTCTAAGGCTGCAGAACAGTTTGCTGTTCTTTGTGTGGTAAAAACTGCAATATGTGTAAATGCTTGTGGCTCTTAGAACTTGGGGCATTTTTTTACACTAGGACGTATTCAGATGCATTCGCAGGAACAGACAATGTTCCAATCCAGAGGAGCTGTACTATAGTGTTTCGGCAAGTCTGTTGTGGTGGCTTCTTGAATTCATGGGCTTGTACAAGCTTGTGTGTAGCATCCTAGTTGACCTGTTATTAGCTCTTCATTTTTTAGTATTTCCTTCTGCTTTTACATCAGCTTATGGGACCTAATTAATTGTGCTCTTTACTTTAAACTTCTCCATTCACAATTAATTGTATTAGGTTACAAAAACATCATATTGTGACACCCGATCTAATTTAGTGGTCTAGTAGTGGTCCATTAGCGTTATATGCGCATGTGTTAATACCACATTGCAAAAAGGTTTATAAGTTAGCTCTACGCCTCTACCCTTGCTCAACTACCAACATGGTACTAAACATATGCACATACAACACTCATGAGCTACTACTCGACCACCAAATTGGATCGGGTATCACAtgcctcaaaaaaaaagaatctagCTTTGGAGGATGAGATGTTACACATCTACATATGCATATGATCCTTTCCTAATAGGGCTACCAAAGTCATTTTCCTTCGTCATTAGTCCGTCTTAAGATTTCTAGAATTCCATTGTTTATGGGAACTAGGAAGTGTGGCTATGAGGAAGAAGGGCCTGTAATGCCGTACACCAACCTTGGAAACGGGGAATGTTCCAACAAGTATGATACTGTTTGCAATAAGTGGATTTTGTCCTGATTAAATCGTATATCCATGGTAAATAATCATATCACACTCAACTCCACGGGCATAGAACCATATGAACAAAGCTGCAAACAGTTGGGAGCGAGAGTTCACCTGATGGGTACTGAGACTAGTAGATGGCCTGCAATCTGGACGCTGCAAGTCAGGTTTCCAGTTCCAACTGTTTGGTCTCAAacctgccaaaaaaaaagatgttttGGCCATGTATATTGTATACTGCAAGTGGAATATGTTCGAACACTACTAGAGAATTgagttttagtcccagttggtagggttCAAAggtcccgaaaatccatccgggattaATTTTTCGAGACAAAGGAGGTCCTTTAATTtcgagaaaaaataaaaaaaaaggccacATGGCCGGCCGCCTGCGCCCGCGCCACCCACCACCCGCCTCGGCTCGTGCCCACACCTCCACCCGCCCGCCGCTTGGCCTCCCACGCCTCCGCTCGTCGCTCGgccgctcccccgcgcgccAGCCCTGctctcgccccgctgccgctcttCACTCCCAGTGAGGggtgagcagagggggaaggggaggggtagcagagggggagggggcggcggcgacgcaagGAGAGGAGCTGGAggcagagaggagggaggggaggtgccggaggtggagggagaggaggagagggagaagataaGATTCAGCAGAGCATTTTGTCGCAGCCGGagccaccaaccgagataaaagccCCTTTTATGCCGGTCAGTAATTTTAACTGGGAACTATTCCGATTAGTAATTTCAACTGGGATTAAATCTTTTGTCCTAGTTGAAATTTTCAAACGGGACAAGGGGTTTTTGTCGCGGTTAGAAATTCCAACACGGACAAAAGGGGGACGTttatttacaaccgggactaaagctcttcTCGTCGATATCTTTTATGTGCCTTATTTTTAACCCGGAACTAAAGACAGTCCTAGATCCAAAGTTAGTCGGGATAAAAAGAGTTAGATAGAAAGTCAATTCTTTAATAATAAAAGCGATACCGAGAGCATACTTGTAAGATTGAAAACAAAACTGTGGTTAAATCAGATCTAGACAAGCACTTTTTTGTGCCAAAAGAAATCATTCGCCAAACAGGAAGGAGCTTGCCAACTGCGAAACATGCAAGGTATGCTGATCTACCTTCGAATCTGGTGTTAATTgcgaaggaaaagaaaaaaaagaagaaaactgtTGCAAACAAGGAGTGATTTACTCGCAACACACACAAACACCACTGAAAGA containing:
- the LOC101761052 gene encoding disease resistance protein RPM1 — protein: MAEAVLLVVSKIGETLTQEATKAVITKLSEKVANLKELPWKVGEIGKELNMMDNLIKQIGTPSLTNELVKGWIAEVRELAHHVEDVIDKYSYHALKLEEENRVKKIFTKAHYITVFSQIAEEITEIEKKIDNVVKRKERWLPQSQLSPNLLADIERKRSQDCLLDVIQDDLVGIEENRRLLTGWLNSDEQITRLITVSGMGGLGKTTLVTNVYEREKNNFTTHAWIVVSQNYDVVELLRKLLRKIGEPEQSQLVDLDAHDLKEKVKERLAGRKCLIVLDDVWNQEAYTQIRDAFQNLQASCVIITTRQEQVAVLAHPTCQLKLKPLDHGDALVLFCRKAFYNSINCSCPDELEKLANNIVDRCQGLPLAIVTMGGLLSALPPIKQVWNETYKQFQDELTNNDHVRAILNLSYHDLPGNLRNCFFYCSLFPEDHLMSRESLVWLWVAEGFALQNEQSTPEEVADRYLRELIQRNMLEAVENDELGRVRTCKMHDLVRDLALSVAKEEKFCFAYDFGTLVKMDKGVRRLSSCGWQDKTSLKVKIQLPRLRTAVALGIIGSSPQLLSSVLSESTYLTVLELQDSEISEVPASIGNMFNLRYIGLRRTRVKSLPDSFGKLSNLQTLDIKATKIEKLPRGVVKIKKLRHLLADRFADEKQSEFRYFIGVQAPKELSNLEELQTLETVEANKDLAEQLIKLTKLRSVWIDNISAGDCANLFSILSKMPLLSSLLLSASDENETLHLEDLKPASENFHRLIIRGCWADKTLECPVFRDSGRNLKYLAISWCHLQEDPLQLLAPYVPNLTYLSLNRVSTADTLVLSKGCFPQLKSLVLKRMPNVDKVEIKVGALQQIEGLYVVSLLKLDKVPQGIESLRSLKKLWLLSLHKDFRGHWDSEKMQQKMQYVQELRI